The Salinibacterium sp. M195 genome includes a window with the following:
- a CDS encoding transglutaminase family protein, translated as MSTSQQPSGRRKLSARTWIDVGVVVMLATIGLLGFEPSFGGYSFLLPALGGLVVGAATGIIASVFRLNVVTTILVAVIAYFLCGTAFAVPQQAIFAVLPSLQSLSTIAIGTVYGWADIVTLQTPIEAPQHITVVPYVATWIVALVSTTLATRWLSRAPRAAWRFGVVLLGPLAIYVASILIGTDDPYQAGVRGISFGVLALIWLGMRRSDGVNVAQAGARRMRTRKFAGIAVVVAVAVLLGGGAGWWFAPAQDQRFVLRDEIEPPFDPLQYPSPLAGFRHYTKQVTDDVLFTVSGLKAGDTVRLATLDSYTGKLWNVTGSESSAAGSGTFSLVGRELPHQSFITPESRSDITFTIGAYSDVWIPSIGYPTDFAFTGGTALDARDSLRYNTSTGTAVLTTRLHEGDSYTVDARVQKVVTIAELSEVPVAAVELPPVSASPDIVTSKAQEYAELATTPAAQLEAIRLALTSTGFLSHGRASDAVPSRAGHGADRITDLLERNQMIGDQEQYASAFALMARSFGYPARVVMGFAPEIVDGQSVDVTGDDVTAWVEVAFDDVGWVAFNPTPDETDIPQDQTPKPQSEPQPQVRQPPRAEAEPEDLLTPVELEESDEDDDGLAFVIPGWVYVLGLSLLIPAFIIFAPLLIVGIIKARRARRRREASAAHDQVAGAWEELVDQYSELGYDVPSKATRVMVAEQLDSQIVGQADSANTTDYRTVALRPLAASTDGVVFSGQEVSAERSAEAWSETAAAIEAGRAGLTRRRRAVSRYRIRSARDWASRISTKRENS; from the coding sequence ATGAGCACTTCACAGCAGCCCTCCGGGCGCCGAAAACTCTCAGCACGAACGTGGATAGACGTCGGCGTTGTCGTGATGCTGGCGACGATTGGGCTTCTCGGATTCGAGCCCTCTTTCGGCGGGTATAGCTTCCTTCTTCCCGCGCTGGGAGGGCTTGTCGTTGGTGCCGCGACCGGAATCATTGCCAGTGTTTTTAGGCTGAATGTCGTCACGACAATTCTGGTCGCTGTCATTGCTTACTTCTTGTGTGGCACCGCATTTGCCGTGCCGCAGCAGGCGATATTTGCCGTTCTGCCGAGTCTTCAGTCGTTGTCGACCATCGCGATCGGAACGGTGTACGGCTGGGCAGACATCGTCACGCTGCAAACACCTATCGAGGCTCCTCAGCACATTACTGTCGTTCCGTACGTGGCTACGTGGATCGTGGCTCTGGTCTCGACAACGTTGGCAACGCGCTGGTTGAGTCGCGCGCCTCGTGCAGCGTGGCGTTTCGGCGTGGTGCTACTCGGACCATTGGCTATCTATGTCGCGAGCATCCTGATCGGCACGGATGATCCTTACCAAGCGGGCGTCCGTGGCATTAGTTTCGGCGTCCTGGCGCTGATCTGGTTGGGAATGCGCCGAAGCGATGGCGTGAACGTCGCCCAAGCTGGGGCGCGCCGAATGCGCACACGAAAGTTTGCAGGCATAGCGGTCGTAGTGGCGGTTGCTGTGTTGCTGGGTGGGGGAGCCGGATGGTGGTTTGCTCCGGCGCAGGATCAACGCTTTGTGCTGCGAGACGAGATCGAGCCGCCGTTCGACCCCTTGCAGTATCCGAGCCCCTTGGCGGGGTTCCGTCATTACACCAAGCAAGTTACCGATGACGTCTTGTTTACCGTGAGTGGGCTCAAGGCCGGGGATACCGTTCGGCTTGCCACACTCGACTCGTATACCGGCAAACTCTGGAACGTCACTGGTTCTGAATCGAGCGCAGCGGGGTCAGGAACTTTCAGTTTGGTCGGTCGTGAACTGCCGCACCAATCGTTCATCACTCCCGAGAGTCGCTCCGACATCACGTTTACGATCGGGGCCTACTCCGATGTGTGGATCCCGAGCATTGGCTATCCGACAGATTTCGCGTTCACTGGGGGCACTGCGCTCGACGCCAGAGATAGCCTTCGCTACAACACATCGACGGGCACAGCAGTTCTCACCACGCGTCTGCACGAAGGAGACTCCTACACAGTGGATGCCAGGGTGCAGAAAGTCGTCACCATAGCCGAACTGTCCGAGGTTCCCGTCGCGGCTGTTGAGCTGCCGCCCGTATCCGCAAGCCCGGATATCGTGACGTCGAAGGCTCAGGAGTATGCCGAGCTGGCAACAACACCGGCAGCTCAGTTGGAAGCAATCCGGCTGGCGCTCACAAGCACAGGATTTTTGAGTCACGGTCGAGCATCCGATGCTGTTCCCTCGCGTGCCGGTCATGGTGCCGATCGCATTACTGATCTTTTGGAACGCAATCAGATGATTGGTGATCAGGAACAGTACGCTTCTGCATTCGCTCTGATGGCCCGCAGTTTCGGATACCCAGCGCGGGTAGTGATGGGGTTCGCCCCAGAAATTGTTGACGGCCAGAGTGTTGATGTCACCGGTGATGACGTCACGGCGTGGGTTGAGGTTGCTTTCGATGACGTGGGCTGGGTCGCGTTTAACCCGACCCCGGATGAGACAGACATCCCGCAAGATCAGACTCCGAAGCCGCAGAGTGAACCTCAGCCACAAGTGCGCCAACCTCCTCGCGCGGAGGCCGAACCAGAAGACTTGCTTACTCCTGTCGAACTCGAAGAGAGCGACGAAGATGATGACGGTCTCGCATTCGTGATTCCCGGGTGGGTCTACGTGCTCGGCCTCAGCCTGTTAATTCCTGCCTTCATCATCTTCGCGCCGCTGTTGATCGTCGGAATCATCAAAGCGCGCCGTGCCCGACGTCGTCGCGAAGCATCTGCTGCTCACGATCAGGTCGCTGGTGCGTGGGAGGAGCTTGTCGATCAATATTCCGAACTGGGTTACGACGTTCCGTCTAAAGCCACGCGAGTGATGGTCGCCGAACAGCTGGACTCTCAAATCGTTGGCCAGGCCGACTCTGCGAACACGACCGACTACCGCACTGTTGCGCTACGCCCGCTTGCGGCCTCCACCGACGGCGTTGTTTTCTCTGGCCAAGAGGTGTCGGCCGAACGCAGTGCTGAAGCGTGGTCAGAAACCGCAGCCGCGATTGAAGCAGGCCGTGCCGGCCTCACTCGCCGCCGCCGCGCCGTCAGCCGCTACCGCATCCGTTCGGCCAGAGATTGGGCCTCAAGAATCTCGACGAAGAGAGAAAACTCATGA